A genomic window from Pecten maximus chromosome 4, xPecMax1.1, whole genome shotgun sequence includes:
- the LOC117324869 gene encoding casein kinase I-like — MYTGSESHPSRKGHHDHQRSATNGLNKGAGRTEVHDFEMEKYGEFSNETNSRVLEINLGNGTSNQKAKNKYRLDRIISSGHFGKIYVGTDRYTGEVVAIKVQHPWRGRTNLRHEYEVYTELQGGIGIPKVLWFGRDGRYDVMVMELLGTSLEDRLVSQSHKFSLKTVLLLAEVLIDRFEYIHSKGYIYRDLKPDNFLSGFGSKENIIYLIDFGLSKRFRDANTLEHIPYLTNKSFVGSLSYASVNAQLGIQQSRRDDMESLGYILVYLLRGTLPWFGLQNDTMKEKYALTLDLKMELSKESICHGCPPEFFIFIKICQSMRFDAEPNYSSLRKLFRNVLDRYNYTSAETFDWEGDSTLKQYNKRIAITSISPLVRRWLDRSNA, encoded by the exons ATGTACACCGGAAGTGAATCCCATCCATCCCGGAAGGGTCACCATGATCACCAACGTTCGGCCACTAATGGTTTAAACAAGGGGGCAGGAAGGACCGAAGTACATGATTTTGAAATGGAAAAGTACGGGGAATTCTCAAATGAAACAAACTCAAGAGTGTTGGAAATAAACCTAGGAAACGGAACAAGCA ACCAAAAAGCTAAAAACAAGTATCGCTTGGACCGTATTATTAGCAGCGGCCATTTTGGAAAAATATATGTGGGTACCGACCGATATACAGGAGAAGTTGTGGCTATCAAAGTACAACATCCGTGGAGGGGTCGGACAAACCTCCGACACGAGTACGAGGTGTATACAGAACTGCAGGGAGGGATTGGTATTCCTAAAGTCTTGTGGTTCGGCAGGGATGGACGATACGATGTCATGGTGATGGAACTACTGGGAACCAGTCTAGAGGATCGGTTAGTCTCTCAGTCACACAAATTCAGTCTAAAAACAGTTCTACTTCTGGCAGAGGTTTTAATAGATAGGTTTGAGTACATCCATTCCAAGGGTTATATTTACCGCGACTTGAAACCAGACAACTTCTTATCAGGTTTTGGAAGTAAAGAgaacataatatatcttatagacTTTGGATTATCCAAACGGTTTCGTGATGCGAATACACTTGAACACATACCTTACCTCACCAACAAGAGCTTCGTCGGATCATTGAGCTACGCCAGTGTTAATGCACAGCTTGGAATTCAACAGAGCCGACGGGATGATATGGAATCTTTAGGCTACATTTTGGTATATCTTCTCCGCGGCACACTACCTTGGTTCGGGCTCCAGAATGATACAATGAAAGAGAAATATGCATTGACCCTCGACCTAAAGATGGAGTTATCAAAGGAGTCTATATGTCATGGCTGTCCACCGGAATTTTTCATCTTTATAAAAATTTGCCAGTCTATGAGATTTGATGCGGAACCCAATTACTCTTCTCTACGAAAGCTTTTCAGAAATGTTTTGGACAGATATAACTACACTTCTGCTGAGACATTTGATTGGGAAGGTGATTCGACTTTGAAACAATATAACAAACGTATTGCTATTACATCCATAAGCCCATTAGTCAGACGGTGGCTCGACAGAAGTAATGCATGA